The Humulus lupulus chromosome 4, drHumLupu1.1, whole genome shotgun sequence genome has a window encoding:
- the LOC133829919 gene encoding style cell-cycle inhibitor 1-A, whose product MGSERKSEKKQKTSRKRSSSPSPSQDEGRRKRHKSVEDDERKSRKSSSDKKEKLKDKKSHKRHSDKEKKSKDKHKDKQGKGDHTNYEFKELTKDDYFSKNNEFSTWLKDEKKIFFSDLSSEAAHDLFTDFIKAWNKHKLDSRYYEGIVTGPRTAHKWRIKV is encoded by the exons atgggaagCGAAAGAAAATCTGAGAAGAAGCAGAAGACCAGTCGGAAGAGAAGTTCTTCTCCTTCACCTTCCCAAG ATGAGGGAAGAAGGAAGAGGCATAAATCAGTGGAAGATGATGAAAGGAAAAGTAGAAAGAGTAGCAGTGATAAGAAAGAGAAGCTTAAAGACAAGAAAAGCCATAAACGCCATTCTGATAAAG AAAAGAAATCGAAGGATAAGCACAAAGATAAACAAGGGAAAGGTGATCATACG AATTATGAATTCAAGGAACTGACCAAAGATGACTACTTCTCCAAGAACAATGAGTTTTCCACTTGGCTGAAAGATGAGAAGAAGATTTTCTTTTCAGATTTGTCGTCGGAGGCTGCACATGATTTGTTCACAGATTTCATCAAGGCATGGAACAAACACAAACTTGATTCTCGGTATTATGAAGGCATCGTTACCGGTCCCAGGACTGCTCATAAGTGGAGAATTAAGGTTTGA
- the LOC133829920 gene encoding uncharacterized protein LOC133829920, whose translation MVEIDDYQEPAEAIEDDEGKRMESGVFEQLKPYCLELLVLLQHPKKHSPAIPSLLQFLRQSPPDALQPFFDYTLFPLLLLLDAAVACRSPENVDSGRIQKFNDPKVPHKVSDAVAEGVLQCLEELLIKCHLGSVEQMVVVLKKLTNGALLSPSDASEEFREGVVKCFRALLLSLFPCSDEFCTCKQAFNLPMLLESRDMKSMPVRSAKYDSEQHDCLLAFLQSQASSAAVGHWLSLLLQAAETEAARGHRGSAKFRIETFMTLRVLVAKVGTADALAFFLPGVVSQFAKVLHASKSMASGAAGSVEAVDQVLRGLAEFLMIVLQDDANMCSLNASMDITDFVSNQSISTQSFMEELRNLPVKAHGQSTFVEESSAEVKKMITPESEMNGQRTNSGKGIGSLHANRTKEWIEKTSAHVDKLLSATFPNMCIHPAKRVRQGLLAAIQGLLSKCSCTLKNSRLMLLECLCALVVDDSVEVSAAAQDFLENSFMSIGKKYLEDDLTQIFSRLIDRLPKMVLGNDESLAILQAQQLLVIIYYSGPQFLVDRLLQSPVTAARFLEVFSLCLSQNSVFAGSLDKLVRTSSVGYLDSVAQLKGGINLIGDRLTIMSTAPKISESAVIQEKQVTYQEENTHKNYELPRMPPWFVYVGSLKLYQALSGILRLVGSSLMADFRGGMHLSLITEIPLGYLRKLVSEVRMKECNKECWQSWYNRNGSGQLLRQAGTAVCILNEMIFGISDQSNNDFARRFQKSWKKENEIQEIDDKLSDSQPYKSMFTKSKWKVSHDKGARSHLIDCIGRILHEYLTPEIWDLPIESKSSVLEPDYEDGDISLYFFRDTAMLHQVIIEGIGIINICLGEDYSSSGFLHSSLYLLLEHLTSSNYQVRSAADAVLHVLAATTGNPTVGHLVLANADYVIDSICRQLRHLDLNPHVPSVLAAMLSYIGVANKILPLLEEPMRSVSLELEILGRHQHPELTIPFLKAVLEISKAARREAHLLPEQAESYFTYVNSISNTEVNETAESSQALGHDNSDIDTADMETEQWEKIMFKLNDSKRYRRTVGSIAGSCITAATPLLALANQAACLVALDIVEEGVMALAKVEEAYKQEKRTKEAIEEAIQSRSLYHLQDTLDAADEGSDENRLLPAMNKIWPFLVVGVQNKNTAAVRRCLSVVSNVVQICGGDFFSRRFQTNGSHFWKLLSSSPFHRTNLKKEKIPLQLPYRNFSNSSEDLMAETSSLKVQVAVLNMIADLARNKRSASALQVVLKKVSGLVVGIACSGVVGLRDASVNALSGLASVDPDLVWLLLADVYYSMKKKKDIPSPPISSLPELCEILPPLLSSKEYLYAQYGGQTYGFDVEFSSVETVFKKLHSLVFTHQMYS comes from the exons ATGGTGGAAATCGACGATTACCAAGAACCAGCGGAAGCCATAGAAGACGATGAAGGGAAAAGAATGGAAAGCGGTGTCTTCGAGCAGCTAAAACCCTACTGCTTAGAGCTTCTTGTGCTTCTCCAACATCCAAAGAAGCATTCCCCTGCCATCCCTTCCTTGCTTCAATTCCTTCGCCAATCTCCACCCGATGCTCTCCAGCCATTCTTCGA TTATACCTTGTTTCCGTTGCTGCTTCTACTGGATGCTGCAGTTGCCTGCAGATCCCCAGAGAATGTTGATTCTGGAAGAATTCAGAAATTTAATGACCCAAAAGTACCTCATAAAGTGAGTGATGCCGTGGCAGAAGGTGTGCTTCAGTGTCTGGAGGAACTTCTGATTAAGTGTCATCTTGGCTCTGTGGAACAG ATGGTTGTAGTCTTGAAAAAATTGACTAATGGGGCTCTACTTTCTCCATCTGATGCTTCAGAAGAGTTTCGTGAAGGAGTTGTGAAGTGTTTCAGGGCACTACTTTTGAGTTTGTTCCCGTGCTCTGATGAGTTTTGCACCTGTAAACAGGCCTTTAATTTGCCTATGCTTTTGGAAAGCAGAGATATGAAATCTATGCCTGTTAGATCTGCAAAGTATGACTCAGAACAACATGATTGTTTACTTGCATTTCTTCAGTCTCAAGCTTCCTCAGCTGCTGTTGGACACTGGCTATCTCTTCTTCTCCAA GCTGCAGAAACTGAGGCGGCCCGAGGACATAGAGGCAGTGCAAAGTTTCGTATTGAAACCTTTATGACCCTGCGTGTACTTGTTGCTAAG GTTGGTACTGCTGATGCTTTGGCTTTCTTTTTACCTGGCGTTGTTAGTCAATTTGCAAAAGTTTTGCATGCCTCAAAATCAATGGCTAGTGGAGCTGCTGGAAGTGTGGAAGCTGTTGACCAAGTACTTAGAGGTCTGGCAGAGTTTCTCATGATAGTTCTGCAAGATGATGCTAATATGTGTAGCCTTAATGCTTCCATGGATATTACTGATTTTGTTTCAAACCAGTCTATATCCACTCAATCTTTCATGGAGGAGCTCCGAAACTTGCCAGTTAAGGCTCATGGTCAAAGCACATTTGTGGAAGAATCGAGTGCTGAAGTCAAGAAAATGATTACTCCTGAATCTGAAATGAATGGGCAGAGAACCAATTCTGGCAAGGGAATTGGATCTTTGCATGCGAATCGGACAAAAGAATGGATTGAGAAAACTTCAGCTCATGTGGATAAACTATTGAGTGCAACTTTTCCAAAT ATGTGCATTCATCCAGCAAAAAGAGTGAGACAAGGACTCCTAGCTGCTATTCAGGGTCTGTTATCTAAGTGCAGTTGCACACTGAAAAACAGCAGATTGATGCTTTTG GAGTGCTTATGTGCCTTGGTTGTTGATGATTCTGTAGAGGTGTCAGCAGCAGCACAGGACTTTCTTGAAAATTCATTCATGTCGATTGGGAAAAAGTATTTGGAGGATGATCTTACTCAGATTTTTAGCAG ACTCATCGATAGGCTCCCAAAAATGGTGCTTGGGAATGATGAATCTCTAGCAATTTTACAGGCACAACAATTACTCGTGATAATATATTACTCTGGTCCTCAATTTTTGGTGGATCGCCTCCTTCAGTCTCCT GTAACAGCTGCTCGATTTTTGGAAGTCTTTTCCCTTTGTTTGAGTCAGAATTCCGTATTTGCTGGTTCTCTTGACAAGCTTGTGAGGACATCCTCGGTAGGATACCTTGACTCTGTTGCACAGCTGAAAGGTGGAATTAATTTGATTGGTGATCGCCTGACTATAATGTCTACTGCTCCTAAAATTTCAGAGTCTGCAGTTATTCAGGAAAAACAAGTAACATACCAAGAGGAAAATACCCATAAGAATTATGAGCTCCCACGCATGCCTCCTTGGTTTGTCTATGTTGGAAGTCTAAAACTATACCAGGCTCTATCAGGAATTCTAAGACTAGTAGGCTCATCTCTAATGGCAG ACTTTAGAGGTGGAATGCATCTGTCACTTATTACAGAAATTCCTCTTGGTTACTTGCGGAAGTTGGTCTCTGAAGTCCGTATGAAGGAATGTAACAAAGAGTGCTGGCAGTCCTGGTATAATAGGAATGGCTCAGGACAGTTGCTACGTCAGGCAGGCACTGCAGTGTGTATTCTAAATGAGATGATATTTGGTATATCAGATCAGTCTAATAATGATTTTGCAAGGAGGTTTCAAAAGTCATGGAAAAAGGAAAATGAGATTCAAGAAATTGATGATAAGTTGTCTGATAGTCAGCCTTATAAAAGCATGTTTACCAAATCAAAGTGGAAAGTTTCACATGATAAGGGTGCAAGGAGTCATCTGATAGACTGTATTGGTAGAATATTACATGAATATCTAACCCCTGAAATCTGGGATCTTCCAATAGAAAGCAAATCTTCTGTTTTAGAACCTGATTATGAAGATGGAGATATCTCTTTATACTTCTTTCGTGATACAGCTATGCTACATCAA GTTATTATAGAAGGAATAGGCATCATTAATATCTGCCTTGGAGAAGATTACTCTTCCAGTGGCTTTCTCCATTCATCTTTGTATTTGTTGCTTGAGCATCTTACCTCTTCAAATTATCAAGTCAGGAGTGCCGCTGATGCTGTTTTACATGTCCTTGCTGCTACAACTGGCAATCCAACG GTTGGGCACCTAGTATTGGCTAATGCAGATTATGTGATTGATTCAATTTGTCGGCAACTACGTCATTTGGATCTTAATCCTCATGTCCCCAGTGTGCTTGCTGCTATGCTTTCCTATATTGGAGTAGCTAATAAGATTTTGCCCCTATTGGAGGAACCG ATGCGCTCTGTTTCACTGGAACTTGAAATTCTTGGCAGGCACCAACACCCTGAATTAACTATTCCCTTTCTAAAG GCTGTTTTAGAAATTTCCAAGGCAGCCAGGCGCGAGGCTCATTTATTGCCTGAACAAGCCGAGTCTTATTTTACTTACGTGAATTCTATAAGTAATACCGAAGTGAATGAAACAGCAGAATCCAGTCAGGCTCTAGGACATGATAATTCTGACATTGATACGGCTGACATGGAAACAG AACAATGGGAGAAAATTATGTTTAAGTTGAATGACTCTAAGAGATATCGACGAACTGTTGGATCTATTGCCGGTTCATGTATTACGGCTGCAACCCCACTACTAGCTTTGGCAAATCAAGCAGCTTGTTTGGTGGCCCTGGATATAGTTGAG GAAGGTGTTATGGCATTAGCAAAAGTTGAAGAGGCTTATAAACAAGAAAAACGCACTAAAGAAGCAATAGAAGAAGCAATCCAGTCACGTTCGTTGTATCATCTTCAAGATACTCTAGATGCTGCAGATGAAGGTTCTGATGAGAATAGGTTGCTTCCAGCAATGAATAAGATATGGCCCTTTTTAGTTGTAGGCGTTCAAAACAAGAACACAGCG GCTGTTCGTCGATGTTTAAGTGTGGTAAGCAATGTTGTCCAAATTTGTGGAGGTGATTTCTTTTCACGTCGCTTCCAAACCAACGGTTCCCACTTCTGGAAACTTCTCTCCTCATCGCCGTTCCATAGAACCAATCTGAAGAAAGAGAAGATCCCTCTACAACTTCCTTACCGAAACTTTTCCAATTCTTCAGAAGACTTGATGGCCGAAACTTCCAGCCTGAAAGTTCAGGTTGCTGTGCTGAACATGATTGCTGATTTGGCCCGAAATAAGAGAAGCGCTTCGGCATTGCAAGTAGTCCTGAAGAAGGTCAGTGGTCTTGTGGTGGGGATAGCTTGTAGTGGCGTGGTTGGACTGCGAGATGCATCTGTGAACGCTCTTTCCGGACTAGCTTCGGTTGATCCTGACCTTGTGTGGCTTCTTTTAGCTGATGTTTATTACTcaatgaagaagaaaaaagacaTACCTTCACCACCTATCTCAAGTTTGCCGGAGCTGTGTGAAATTCTGCCTCCACTTTTGTCATCAAAAGAGTACCTTTATGCTCAGTATGGAGGGCAGActtatggttttgatgttgaatTTTCTTCTGTTGAAACTGTATTCAAAAAATTGCACTCTCTTGTTTTTACTCACCAAATGTACAGTTAA
- the LOC133829921 gene encoding transcription factor MYB63 gives MGRGRAPCCDKSQVKRGPWSPAEDLRLISFIQKYGHENWRALPKQAGLLRCGKSCRLRWINYLRPDVKRGNFSIEEEEAIMKLHETLGNKWSKIASHFPGRTDNEIKNVWNTHLKKRLSSKDDDQSNPNNKGDDQSKEEYSSITSSSSSSSSTTTLSSGNKRSSSVQQQQQPEHGSQFDLESPPKRARIEEDEKGSVDDQKEIQDKIKQDDDDDRKKNEPNEQVLLVMTRSTTTSSASSYDSNVSNNSDQVGASKLDHQGEVDMDLLFDFKGAYYDDDVSGLLLQEEVNKPEVDYYYEPIIPLETDYDFWNMLDSLGTTIQPNNNNNEVVQLVQGSEAAAAATTCDHDHGQSSSFGVLDDQFYGSDEINETKKWFRYLENELGLEAGGVSTTENDNQNLAIQDVRQEADLFQYHHHDVIEAKSDYPSNLSQS, from the exons ATGGGGAGAGGAAGAGCACCATGCTGTGATAAGAGCCAAGTCAAGAGAGGTCCATGGAGCCCAGCTGAGGACCTGAGACTCATCTCTTTCATCCAAAAATATGGCCATGAAAACTGGAGAGCTCTCCCCAAACAAGCtg GATTACTTAGATGTGGGAAAAGTTGTCGTTTGAGATGGATTAACTACCTAAGGCCTGATGTTAAACGAGGGAACTTCTCTATAGAAGAAGAGGAAGCCATTATGAAGTTACATGAAACCTTAGGAAACAA GTGGTCGAAAATTGCATCCCATTTTCCAGGAAGAACAGACAATGAGATCAAGAATGTGTGGAACACTCACTtgaaaaagagattgtcctcaaaAGATGACGATCAATCCAACCCTAATAATAAAGGAGATGATCAATCAAAAGAAGAATACTCCTCCATAacatcttcttcctcctcttcGTCTAGCACTACTACTTTGTCTAGTGGTAACAAGAGAAGTAGTAGTgttcaacaacaacaacaacccgAGCATGGGAGCCAATTCGACCTCGAATCGCCCCCCAAGAGGGCTCGAATCGAGGAGGACGAGAAGGGTAGTGTTGATGATCAGAAGGAAATCCAAGACAAAATCAAgcaagatgatgatgatgataggaAGAAAAATGAGCCAAATGAACAAGTATTGTTGGTCATGACAAGAAGTACTACTACTTCTTCTGCTTCTTCCTATGATTCAAATGTGTCAAACAATAGTGATCAAGTTGGGGCTTCAAAGCTTGATCATCAAGGAGAAGTGGACATGGATTTGCTATTTGATTTCAAAGGAGCttattatgatgatgatgttagtGGCCTATTATTGCAAGAAGAAGTGAATAAACCAGAGGTAGATTATTATTATGAGCCTATTATTCCATTGGAGACTGACTATGACTTTTGGAACATGTTAGATAGCTTAGGCACAACTATTCagccaaataataataataatgaagtgGTGCAATTAGTACAAGGCTCTgaggctgctgctgctgctactacttgtGATCATGACCATGGTCAGAGCTCAAGTTTTGGGGTATTAGATGACCAATTTTATGGCTCTGATGAGATTAATGAGACTAAGAAGTGGTTTAGATACTTGGAAAATGAGCTTGGATTAGAGGCAGGAGGAGTTTCAACTACTGAAAACGACAATCAAAACCTTGCAATCCAAGATGTACGACAAGAAGCTGATCTCTTTCAGTATCATCATCATGACGTAATAGAGGCCAAGTCAGATTATCCATCCAATTTGTCACAAAGTTAG